From Acidimicrobiales bacterium, one genomic window encodes:
- a CDS encoding GerMN domain-containing protein, which produces MKRFISVLALALLAVGCSLPTDDSAQVIPEAELAPSLQKVPTTTTAPPPEFQTRDFAYFLLEQKPETEQRVVRQVVVPIPVGSGSLFDAIEPMEIDGFKETIGADAALINTVNQYDIVAVEINDDIATVFLESLGSEPPNVPVLRDVAAQLVWTLTGDGQVDGVLFNVDGAPQSIPTSAESVDRPVDIDDYATYNEQNTGTTTTLPTGSTTTTTTVPPDDSVPPTTTS; this is translated from the coding sequence ATGAAGCGCTTCATCTCGGTCCTCGCGCTCGCGCTCCTGGCCGTCGGTTGCTCCCTGCCCACCGACGACAGCGCCCAGGTGATCCCCGAAGCCGAACTGGCGCCGTCGCTCCAGAAGGTCCCCACCACCACGACGGCGCCGCCCCCGGAGTTCCAGACCCGCGACTTCGCCTACTTCCTGCTCGAGCAGAAGCCCGAAACCGAGCAGCGCGTGGTCCGCCAGGTCGTCGTCCCGATCCCGGTGGGTTCAGGTTCGTTGTTCGATGCCATCGAGCCGATGGAGATCGACGGCTTCAAGGAGACGATCGGCGCGGATGCGGCGTTGATCAACACCGTCAACCAGTACGACATCGTCGCCGTCGAGATCAACGACGACATCGCGACGGTGTTTCTCGAGTCGCTCGGCAGCGAGCCACCCAACGTTCCGGTGCTCCGCGACGTCGCCGCCCAACTGGTGTGGACGCTGACCGGCGACGGGCAGGTCGACGGTGTCCTCTTCAACGTCGACGGCGCGCCGCAGTCGATCCCCACGTCTGCCGAGTCGGTCGATCGGCCGGTCGACATCGACGACTACGCGACCTACAACGAGCAGAACACAGGCACCACCACGACCCTCCCGACGGGCTCGACCACCACGACGACGACCGTGCCCCCCGACGACTCGGTGCCCCCGACGACGACTAGCTGA
- a CDS encoding ATP-dependent 6-phosphofructokinase, producing MRVGVLTGGGDCPGLNAVIRGVVRKAERDYGDEVVGFLDGYQGLLENRFRTLDVEACRGLLPRGGTIIGTTRMTPYMVDDGVERVKATMAENGVEALIVIGGEGTLSCANRLMVEDGVPVIGVPKTIDNDIGGTEMTFGFDTAVQIATDAIDRLHTTAESHNRVMVVEVMGRHVGHIATWAGIAGGATVTLVPEEPFDIQAVCDSILRRHHRGRFASIVVVAEGAVPAPGTIEIPEPSIDEYGHQRLGGIVNVVASEIEARTGFETRVTILGHVQRGGTPTAFDRVLSTWYGVAAMEAAHDRDFGTMVALRNGEVVRAPLAECISELKYTHPELLDANRTFFS from the coding sequence ATGAGAGTCGGAGTGCTGACCGGTGGCGGCGACTGCCCCGGACTCAATGCCGTGATCCGCGGCGTGGTCCGCAAGGCCGAACGCGACTACGGCGACGAGGTCGTCGGCTTCCTCGACGGCTATCAGGGTCTGCTCGAGAACCGATTCCGGACGCTCGATGTCGAGGCATGCCGAGGGCTGCTTCCGCGGGGCGGAACGATCATCGGCACGACCCGGATGACGCCCTACATGGTCGACGACGGGGTCGAGCGGGTGAAGGCGACGATGGCGGAGAACGGGGTCGAGGCGTTGATCGTGATCGGGGGTGAGGGCACGCTCTCGTGTGCCAACCGCCTGATGGTCGAAGACGGCGTGCCCGTGATCGGTGTGCCGAAGACGATCGACAACGACATCGGCGGCACCGAGATGACGTTCGGGTTCGACACCGCCGTCCAGATCGCCACCGACGCGATCGATCGGCTGCACACCACCGCCGAGTCGCACAACCGGGTCATGGTGGTCGAGGTGATGGGGCGCCATGTGGGCCACATCGCCACATGGGCCGGGATCGCCGGCGGGGCGACCGTGACGCTGGTCCCCGAGGAACCGTTCGACATCCAGGCGGTCTGCGATTCGATCCTCCGTCGTCACCATCGCGGTCGCTTCGCGTCGATCGTGGTGGTCGCCGAGGGTGCGGTGCCGGCGCCGGGCACCATCGAGATCCCCGAACCCTCGATCGACGAGTACGGGCATCAACGTCTGGGCGGCATCGTCAACGTCGTGGCCTCCGAGATCGAGGCCCGGACCGGCTTCGAGACGAGGGTGACCATCCTCGGCCACGTGCAACGCGGGGGGACACCGACGGCCTTCGACCGGGTGCTCTCGACCTGGTACGGGGTCGCAGCGATGGAGGCGGCCCACGACCGTGACTTCGGGACGATGGTCGCCCTCCGCAACGGCGAGGTCGTTCGAGCCCCCTTGGCCGAGTGCATCTCCGAGCTGAAATACACCCACCCGGAGCTGCTCGACGCGAACCGGACGTTCTTCAGCTAG
- a CDS encoding response regulator transcription factor has protein sequence MGSRILTVEDDERIRTSVRLALEDEGYDVVEAESGEDALLAFGQNPADVVLIDIMLPGMDGFEVCRAIRKISDVPIVMVTARADTHDVVAGLEAGADDYLTKPHAPKELSARIRALLRRVRPAEPGARHLVFGELEIIPDEGVVRVGTREVHLTKTEFRLLVELASNAGRVFSREVLLERVWGYGYFGDGRLVDVHIRRLRTKIEPDPANPRHVVTVRGLGYKLQA, from the coding sequence GTGGGAAGCCGAATTCTTACCGTTGAGGACGACGAACGCATCCGCACCTCGGTTCGCCTCGCCCTCGAGGACGAGGGATACGACGTCGTCGAGGCCGAGTCGGGCGAGGACGCGCTGCTCGCGTTCGGCCAGAACCCGGCCGACGTCGTACTGATCGACATCATGCTCCCGGGCATGGACGGCTTCGAGGTCTGTCGGGCCATCCGCAAGATCTCCGACGTCCCGATCGTCATGGTCACCGCACGAGCCGACACCCACGATGTGGTGGCCGGACTCGAAGCCGGCGCCGACGACTACCTCACGAAGCCGCACGCGCCGAAGGAGCTGTCCGCTCGCATCCGGGCGTTGCTGCGTCGAGTCCGACCCGCCGAACCCGGCGCTCGCCACCTCGTGTTCGGTGAACTCGAGATCATCCCCGACGAGGGCGTGGTACGCGTCGGGACCCGAGAGGTCCACCTCACGAAGACCGAGTTCCGGCTGCTCGTCGAACTCGCATCGAACGCCGGCCGGGTGTTCTCCCGCGAGGTGCTGCTGGAGCGGGTGTGGGGCTACGGCTACTTCGGCGACGGTCGCCTCGTCGACGTGCACATCCGACGACTCCGCACGAAGATCGAGCCGGATCCGGCCAATCCGCGCCATGTCGTCACCGTTCGGGGCCTGGGCTACAAGCTCCAGGCCTGA
- a CDS encoding HAMP domain-containing sensor histidine kinase, which produces MKTRWERLGLRARVALLFALGGLLLSVTISLVTLTFSRQSLLEQREDAALENFNFNAKIVQEQLTEESDAVAIRGIIESLSTPRGEFPLLRVDELWDGRNTTRFNQDKLPESLVSVVGLEGGNAAMIRAEIDGVPAIISGIPLSNNPRNANYYEALLLDDVEDTLSSLGAVVAGASVVTTLLAAAIGVWAARRALSPVSDVRRAAESLAAGELDTRLDMPADHDLASLASSFNEMATSLEDRIERDARFASEVSHELRSPLMTLSASIEVLNNSRESLPERSQQALTLLNDDVTRFTQLVEDLLEISRFDVGTASLQIDALDLVEFVRQAVEHSSRPDAMLTASHDVEGLVIAADKRRLAQVIANLIQNADKYGDGAIDVLISVDDDTVLLAVQDEGPGIPEAERSVIFDRFSRGSAGGRRGYDTGTGLGLSLVAEHIGLHGGTVWCEDRPDGRAGARFVIAIPVGDVSLEELA; this is translated from the coding sequence ATGAAAACGCGGTGGGAACGACTCGGCCTCCGCGCCCGCGTCGCGCTCCTCTTCGCGCTCGGCGGTCTGCTGCTGTCGGTCACGATCTCGCTCGTCACGCTCACCTTCAGCCGACAGTCCCTCCTCGAGCAGCGCGAGGACGCGGCGCTCGAGAACTTCAACTTCAACGCAAAGATCGTCCAGGAACAACTGACCGAGGAATCCGACGCCGTCGCCATTCGCGGCATCATCGAATCGCTCTCGACCCCACGGGGCGAGTTCCCCCTCCTGCGTGTCGACGAGCTCTGGGACGGTCGCAACACCACGCGTTTCAACCAGGACAAGCTTCCCGAGTCGCTCGTCAGCGTGGTGGGGCTGGAGGGAGGCAACGCGGCGATGATCCGGGCCGAGATCGACGGAGTGCCGGCCATCATCAGCGGCATCCCGTTGTCCAACAACCCCCGGAACGCCAACTACTACGAAGCCCTGCTGCTCGACGACGTGGAGGACACGCTGTCCTCGCTCGGCGCCGTCGTCGCCGGCGCCAGTGTGGTGACGACCCTCCTCGCTGCGGCGATCGGCGTGTGGGCGGCGCGGCGGGCCCTGTCGCCGGTGAGCGATGTTCGCCGTGCTGCGGAGTCGCTCGCTGCCGGCGAGCTCGACACCCGCCTCGACATGCCGGCCGACCACGACCTCGCCTCGCTGGCCTCGTCATTCAACGAGATGGCCACCTCGCTCGAGGACCGGATCGAGCGCGACGCCCGATTCGCGTCCGAGGTCAGCCACGAACTCCGTTCACCCTTGATGACACTGAGCGCGTCGATCGAGGTGCTCAACAACAGTCGCGAGTCGCTTCCCGAACGCAGCCAACAGGCCCTCACCCTCCTCAACGACGACGTCACCCGCTTCACGCAGCTCGTCGAGGACCTCCTCGAGATCAGCCGGTTCGACGTCGGCACGGCGTCCCTCCAGATCGACGCGCTCGACCTGGTCGAATTCGTGCGCCAAGCCGTGGAGCACTCGAGCCGCCCCGACGCGATGCTGACGGCGTCCCACGACGTCGAAGGCCTGGTCATCGCGGCCGACAAACGGCGGCTCGCGCAGGTGATCGCCAACCTCATCCAGAACGCCGACAAGTACGGCGACGGCGCCATCGACGTCCTGATCTCCGTCGACGACGACACGGTGCTGCTCGCAGTGCAGGACGAGGGCCCGGGGATCCCCGAGGCCGAGCGGTCGGTCATCTTCGACCGCTTCAGCCGAGGGTCCGCCGGCGGCCGCCGCGGCTACGACACCGGCACCGGCCTGGGGCTCTCGCTGGTCGCGGAACACATCGGATTGCACGGGGGTACGGTCTGGTGCGAAGACCGGCCCGACGGAAGGGCCGGGGCCCGCTTCGTGATCGCGATCCCGGTGGGCGACGTGTCATTGGAGGAACTCGCATGA